From the Lathyrus oleraceus cultivar Zhongwan6 chromosome 4, CAAS_Psat_ZW6_1.0, whole genome shotgun sequence genome, one window contains:
- the LOC127074345 gene encoding basic leucine zipper 4 translates to MLSTLSPSDPFLDNPFSAFSGGFPPWDFHDLFSDDLESTTPLPITSSSGSDEPNQAQKKQKPDSDEPNHRVIDERKRRRMLSNRESARRSRMRKQRHVENLRNQLNKCRIENRELKNRLQFIVFHYNRIRTENEWLRSERTVLNQRINNYTQILVYQQFQPFSTAWTCNTTTVE, encoded by the coding sequence ATGCTCTCCACCCTCTCTCCCTCCGACCCTTTTCTCGACAACCCATTTTCCGCCTTCTCCGGCGGTTTCCCACCTTGGGATTTCCATGACCTTTTTTCCGACGACCTCGAGTCCACCACTCCCCTACCCATCACTTCGAGCTCCGGTTCAGATGAACCGAACCAAGCCCAAAAGAAACAAAAACCGGACTCAGACGAACCGAACCACCGGGTCATAGACGAGCGAAAGCGGAGACGCATGTTATCGAACCGGGAATCTGCCCGAAGATCACGGATGCGGAAACAGAGACACGTGGAGAATCTACGGAACCAGTTGAACAAGTGTAGAATCGAAAACCGGGAACTGAAAAACCGGTTGCAATTCATCGTGTTTCACTATAACCGCATAAGAACCGAAAACGAATGGCTCCGGTCCGAGCGAACCGTGCTAAACCAAAGAATCAACAACTATACTCAAATTTTGGTTTACCAACAATTTCAACCTTTCTCCACTGCATGGACATGTAACACTACTACGGTGGAATAA